The Rattus rattus isolate New Zealand chromosome 1, Rrattus_CSIRO_v1, whole genome shotgun sequence genome includes a region encoding these proteins:
- the Usp44 gene encoding ubiquitin carboxyl-terminal hydrolase 44, protein MDRCKHIEQLQLAQGHSILNPQKWFCMVCNTTESIWACLSCSHVACGQYIQEHALKHFEESSHPVAFEVNDMYVFCYLCNDYVLNDNTAGDLKSLRSTLSAIKGKSYPCVVQSDSVLQPVNAQADSYSLHDSTQSLPGSEDPMCTALWHRRRALMGKTFRTWFEQSPIGRKRQEQTQEKTVAKREVKRRQQELEQQMKAELECTPPRKSLRLQGLSEAATVEILPVQAPPPPPASPAKEKALALPPLEDGKLKRVSDSLIKRRPAVTPGVTGLRNLGNTCYMNSVLQVLSHLLIFRQCFLKLDLNQWLAVAASDKARSYKHSAVTDAATVAAHQMNEGQEKEKGFACSRHPGLSSGLSGGASKGRNMELIQPREPSSPYSSLCHELHTLFQVMWSGEWALVSPFAMLHSVWKLIPAFRGYAQQDAQEFLCELLDKIQRELETTGTKLPALIPTSQRRLIEQVLNVVNNIFHGQLLSQVTCLACNNKSNTIEPFWDLSLEFPERYQCSGKDAASQPCLVTDMLGKFTETEALEGKIYVCDHCNSKRRKFSSKPVVLTEAQKQLMICHLPQVLRLHLKRFRWSGRNNREKIGVHVVFEETLNMEPYCCSETLNALRPECFIYNLSAVVIHHGKGFGSGHYTAYCYNSEGGFWVHCNDSKLSMCTMEEVLRAQAYILFYTQRVTENGHSRLLPPELLSNSQQHPSEETDTSSNEVLS, encoded by the exons ATGGATAGGTGCAAGCACATTGAGCAGCTGCAGCTTGCTCAAGGACATTCCATCCTCAACCCTCAGAAATGGTTCTGCATGGTCTGCAACACAACGGAGTCCATTTGGGCTTGCCTCAGCTGTTCCCACGTCGCCTGTGGGCAGTATATCCAAGAGCACGCACTGAAGCACTTTGAGGAAAGCAGCCATCCGGTGGCCTTTGAGGTGAATGACATGTATGTTTTTTGTTATCTTTGTAACGATTATGTCCTAAACGATAACACAGCCGGAGATCTGAAGTCACTACGAAGTACACTAAGTGCAATCAAAGGTAAAAGTTACCCTTGTGTGGTTCAGAGTGACTCGGTCTTACAGCCTGTGAATGCGCAGGCCGATTCTTACTCCCTACACGACAGCACCCAGTCTCTGCCTGGAAGTGAAGATCCGATGTGCACTGCCCTCTGGCACAGGAGACGTGCGCTCATGGGAAAAACCTTTCGAACTTGGTTTGAACAGTCACCGATTGGAAGGAAAAGGCAAGAGCAAACTCAGGAGAAAACGGTAGCCAAGAGAGAGGTGAAGAGAAGGCAGCAGGAGTTAGAGCAGCAGATGAAAGCTGAGCTGGAATGCACTCCTCCGCGAAAGAGTTTACGCTTACAAGGCCTCTCCGAGGCGGCCACGGTCGAAATCCTTCCGGTGCAGGCACCGCCGCCACCTCCAGCGTCCCCAGCGAAGGAGAAAGCCTTAGCGCTACCTCCCTTGGAAGACGGGAAACTTAAAAGAGTAAGTGACTCCTTAATCAAACGAAGGCCCGCGGTAACTCCTGGTGTAACCGGACTGAGAAATTTAGGAAATACTTGCTATATGAATTCTGTTCTTCAAGTGTTGAGTCATTTACTCATTTTTCGACAATGTTTTTTAAAGCTTGACCTGAACCAATGGCTGGCTGTGGCTGCCAGCGATAAAGCCCGATCCTATAAGCACTCAGCCGTCACGGATGCTGCGACAGTGGCGGCACATCAGATGAACGAAGggcaagagaaggagaaaggcttCGCGTGCTCCAGACACCCGGGTTTATCTTCAGGCCTAAGCGGAGGAGCCTCCAAAGGTCGGAACATGGAGCTCATTCAGCCAAGGGAGCCCAGTTCCCCGTACAGTTCTCTCTGCCATGAATTGCACACCCTGTTCCAAGTCATGTGGTCCGGAGAGTGGGCCCTGGTCTCGCCGTTTGCCATGCTTCACTCAGTGTGGAAGCTGATCCCTGCTTTCCGTGGTTATGCCCAGCAAGATGCGCAGGAATTTCTTTGTGAACTTCTGGATAAGATACAGCGAGAACTAGAGACAACCGGAACCAAATTACCAGCTCTCATCCCCACCTCCCAAAGGAGGCTCATTGAGCAAGTTCTGAACGTCGTAAATAACATTTTTCACGGACAACTACTTAGTCAG GTTACCTGCCTTGCTTGCAACAACAAATCCAATACTATAGAGCCGTTCTGGGACTTGTCACTGGAATTCCCAGAGAGATACCAATGCAGTGGGAAAGACGCTGCCTCGCAGCCATGTCTGGTCACTGATATGTTGGGCAAGTTTACAGAAACAGAAGCTTTAGAAGGGAAAATCTACGTGTGTGACCATTGTAACT cgAAGCGTAGAAAGTTTTCGTCAAAACCAGTTGTACTCACAGAAGCCCAGAAACAGCTTATGATATGCCACCTCCCTCAGGTTCTCAGACTGCACCTCAAGCGATTCAG ATGGTCAGGACGTAATAACCGAGAGAAGATTGGTGTTCATGTTGTCTTTGAGGAAACCTTAAACATGGAGCCCTATTGCTGCAGTGAGACCCTGAACGCTCTCAGACCAGAGTGCTTTATCTATAATTTATCTGCTGTCGTAATCCACCATGGAAAAGGATTTGGCTCAGGACACTACACTGCCTACTGCTACAATTCTGAAGGAG GGTTCTGGGTACACTGCAACGACTCCAAGCTAAGCATGTGCACTATGGAAGAAGTGCTCAGGGCCCAGGCTTATATCTTATTCTATACCCAGCGAGTGACTGAGAACGGACATTCGAGACTCTTGCCTCCTGAGCTCCTGTCCAACAGCCAGCAGCACCCCAGTGAAGAAACGGACACCTCTTCTAATGAAGTCCTCAGCTGA